A single window of Onychomys torridus unplaced genomic scaffold, mOncTor1.1, whole genome shotgun sequence DNA harbors:
- the LOC118576151 gene encoding 60S ribosomal protein L21-like: MTNTKGKRKGTSYLLSRSFRKHGVIPLATYMRIYMKGDIVHIKGMGTVQKGMPHKCYHGKTGRVYNVTQHAMGIIVNKQVKGKILAKRINVRIEHIKHAKSRDSFLKRVKENDQKKKEAREKGTWVQLKCQPARPREAHFVRTKGKEPELLKPIPYEFMA, from the coding sequence ATGACGAacacaaagggaaagaggaaaggtaCCAGCTACTTGTTATCCAGGTCCTTTAGGAAACATGGAGTTATTCCTTTGGCCACTTACATGCGAATCTACATGAAAGGTGATATTGTACACATCAAGGGAATGGGCACTGTTCAAAAAGGAATGCCTCATAAGTGTTACCATGGCAAAACCGGAAGAGTCTACAATGTCACCCAGCATGCCATGGGCATCATTGTAAACAAGCAAGTTAAGGGCAAGATTCTCGCCAAGAGAATTAATGTGCGTATTGAGCACATCAAGCACGCTAAGAGCCGAGACAGCTTCCTGAAGCGTGTGAAGGAGAACgaccagaagaaaaaggaagccaggGAGAAGGGCACCTGGGTTCAGCTGAAGTGCCAGCCCGCTCGACCCAGAGAAGCACACTTTGTGAGGACTAAGGGGAAGGAGCCTGAGCTGCTGAAGCCCATTCCATATGAATTCATGGCCTaa